In Silene latifolia isolate original U9 population chromosome 3, ASM4854445v1, whole genome shotgun sequence, a single window of DNA contains:
- the LOC141647363 gene encoding serine/threonine-protein phosphatase PP1 isozyme 9-like, with product MMMTMEGTMDVNVLDDIIRRLLESEGGKQVQLSEGEIRQLCVNARNIFLSQPNLLKLHAPIRICGDIHGQYQDLLGLFEYGGYPPSSNYLFLGDYVDRGKQSLETICLLLAFKIRYPKKIHLLRGNHEDAKINRVYGFYDECKRRFNVRLWKIFTDCFNCLPVAALIDEKIFCMHGGLSPDLQSLKQIDEVERPTDIPDNGLLCDLLWSDPNPTVEGWADSDRGVSCTFGADVVAEFLEKNDLDLICRAHQVVEDGYEFFANRRLVTIFSAPNYGGEFDNDGALLSVDKALVCSFQILKRRDLGSSSKVQLKKVPKLENPDEK from the exons ATGATGATGACAATGGAAGGAACGATGGATGTGAATGTATTAGATGATataataagaagattattagaaaGTGAAGGTGGAAAACAGGTTCAATTATCAGAAGGAGAGATTCGACAATTATGTGTCAACGCTCGTAATATCTTCCTTTCTCAGCCTAATCTTTTGAAGCTTCATGCCCCCATTAGGATCTGTG GTGATATCCATGGTCAATATCAGGATCTTCTGGGACTTTTTGAGTATGGGGGTTATCCTCCATCTTCAAATTACCTCTTCCTTGGAGATTATGTGGACCGAGGCAAGCAAAGCTTGGAGACGATATGTCTTCTTTTAGCATTTAAAATAAGGTACCCCAAAAAGATTCATCTTTTGCGAGGAAACCATGAAGATGCAAAGATCAATCGTGTCTATGGATTCTACGATGAATGTAAAAGAAGATTTAACGTCCGTTTATGGAAGATTTTCACCGACTGCTTTAATTGTTTGCCTGTTGCTGCACTTATTGATGAAAAGATATTTTGCATGCATGGTGGCCTGTCTCCAGATCTTCAGAGCTTGAAACAAATAGATGAAGTTGAAAGGCCAACAGATATACCAGATAACGGTCTCCTTTGTGACCTTCTTTGGTCAGATCCAAATCCTACTGTCGAGGGCTGGGCAGACAGTGATAGAGGCGTTTCTTGTACATTTGGGGCTGATGTCGTTGCTGAGTTCTTAGAAAAGAATGATCTTGATCTGATTTGTCGTGCTCATCAA GTTGTAGAAGATGGATATGAATTTTTCGCCAACCGAAGATTGGTAACGATATTTTCAGCTCCAAACTATGGCGGGGAGTTCGACAATGATGGCGCCCTTTTGAGCGTCGACAAAGCCCTAGTATGCTCTTTCCAGATATTGAAGCGCCGTGACCTTGGAAGTAGTTCCAAAGTCCAACTTAAGAAG GTACCTAAGCTGGAGAACCCTGATGAAAAATGA